A section of the Phacochoerus africanus isolate WHEZ1 chromosome 4, ROS_Pafr_v1, whole genome shotgun sequence genome encodes:
- the LOC125126330 gene encoding cytochrome b-c1 complex subunit 8 produces the protein MGREFGHLTRMRHVITYSLSPFEQRAFPHYFTKGIPNVLRRTRACILRVAPPFVAFYLVYTWGTQEFEKSKRKNPAAYENDK, from the exons ATGGGTCGCGAGTTTGGGCATCTGACGCGGATGCGCCATGTGATCACCTACAGCTTGTCGCCCTTCGAGCAGCGCGCCTTCCCGCACTACTTCACCAAGGGCATCCCCAATGTGCTGCGCCGCACTCGGGCGTGCATCCTTCGTGTTGCGCCGC CATTTGTAGCGTTTTATCTTGTCTACACATGGGGAACCCAGGAGTTCGAGAAATCGAAGAGGAAGAATCCAGCTGCCTATGAAAATGACAAATGA